In Spirochaeta thermophila DSM 6578, the following proteins share a genomic window:
- a CDS encoding acetate kinase, producing MVIMTLNCGSSSVKYQIYDWDKKRRLASGIVERVTQKGSVIVHEAAGKPEYKKEQDCPTHREAIQLIIEAVLHPEYGAISDLSEIKAVGHRVVHGGEKFAQSVVITDEVVEVFKSIAHLAPLHNPANIQGIEAARQLLPDVPHCAIMDTAWHQTMPDHSYIYALPYEWYEKYGVRRYGFHGTSFLYTSRRAAVLLGKKPSETNLIIAHIGNGASINAVKNGCSYDTSMGLTPLEGLVMGTRCGDIDPAIPFYIMQQTGLSPKEVESILNKKSGVLGITGKWVDRRDVEIAAEQGDKRAILCQTIEGYRIKKYIGAYMAALGRVDAIVFTAGVGEKGPIIRQIALEGLEALGVKLDPERNRVSMTRNAETIISTDDSPVKVFVIPTDEEMVMTEDTYALMNGTYDIHTRFTYTFENPSYRNAERLEKLPRDMEKWPGLEKIILNT from the coding sequence ATGGTTATCATGACCCTCAACTGCGGAAGCTCCTCTGTGAAGTACCAGATCTACGACTGGGACAAGAAGCGGAGGCTCGCATCCGGTATCGTGGAACGCGTCACCCAGAAGGGATCCGTGATCGTCCACGAGGCCGCTGGAAAACCCGAGTACAAGAAGGAACAGGATTGTCCCACCCACAGAGAGGCCATCCAGCTCATCATCGAGGCCGTCCTCCACCCCGAGTACGGAGCCATCTCCGACCTCTCGGAGATCAAGGCCGTAGGCCACAGGGTGGTGCACGGAGGAGAGAAGTTCGCCCAGTCGGTGGTCATCACCGACGAAGTGGTCGAGGTCTTCAAGAGCATCGCCCACCTCGCTCCGCTTCACAACCCGGCCAACATCCAGGGGATCGAGGCCGCCCGCCAGCTCCTGCCCGACGTGCCGCACTGCGCCATCATGGACACCGCCTGGCACCAGACCATGCCCGACCACTCCTACATCTACGCCCTCCCCTACGAGTGGTACGAGAAGTACGGGGTACGGCGCTACGGGTTCCACGGCACCTCGTTCCTCTACACCTCACGGAGGGCGGCGGTGCTCCTCGGCAAGAAGCCCTCCGAGACCAACCTCATCATCGCCCACATCGGGAACGGGGCGAGCATCAATGCGGTGAAGAACGGGTGCTCCTACGACACCTCGATGGGCCTCACCCCGCTCGAAGGACTCGTGATGGGCACCCGCTGCGGCGACATAGACCCCGCCATCCCCTTCTACATCATGCAGCAGACCGGGCTCTCCCCCAAGGAAGTGGAGTCCATCCTCAACAAGAAGAGCGGCGTCCTCGGGATCACCGGGAAGTGGGTCGACCGCAGGGACGTGGAGATCGCGGCGGAACAGGGGGACAAGCGCGCGATCCTCTGCCAGACCATCGAAGGGTACCGGATCAAGAAGTACATCGGGGCCTACATGGCAGCCCTCGGCCGGGTGGACGCCATCGTCTTCACCGCAGGCGTGGGTGAGAAGGGGCCCATCATACGACAGATCGCCCTCGAAGGCCTCGAGGCCCTGGGGGTGAAGCTCGACCCGGAGCGCAACCGCGTTTCCATGACCCGCAACGCCGAGACCATCATTTCGACCGATGATTCGCCGGTGAAGGTCTTCGTCATCCCCACCGACGAGGAGATGGTGATGACCGAGGACACCTACGCCCTCATGAACGGTACCTACGACATCCACACCCGGTTCACCTACACCTTCGAGAACCCCTCCTACAGGAACGCGGAACGGCTCGAAAAGCTTCCCCGCGACATGGAGAAGTGGCCGGGTCTCGAGAAGATCATCCTCAACACGTGA
- a CDS encoding DJ-1 family glyoxalase III, translating into MARVAVCLADGFEDVEAVTPIDLLRRAGVEVVVAGVTGKEVTGSRGVRIVTDALLADLSPEDFDGMVLPGGMPGSSNLAASDAVRAWLSHCMKAGKTIGAICAAPAVVLGKAGLLEGRRFTCYPGMEKEVEGGTWEPSPVVRDGNLITSRGVGTAGLFGLELVRAFAGEEAYQKVGKATLIL; encoded by the coding sequence ATGGCACGAGTCGCAGTATGTCTCGCCGATGGATTCGAGGATGTGGAGGCCGTGACCCCCATCGACCTGCTGAGGCGCGCTGGCGTGGAAGTGGTGGTAGCCGGTGTCACCGGCAAGGAGGTGACCGGTTCGCGCGGCGTGCGCATCGTCACCGACGCCCTCCTCGCGGATCTTTCGCCCGAGGACTTCGACGGCATGGTGCTGCCGGGGGGCATGCCGGGCTCGAGCAACCTCGCCGCCTCGGACGCGGTGCGGGCCTGGCTCTCCCACTGCATGAAGGCGGGAAAGACCATCGGGGCGATCTGTGCCGCTCCCGCGGTGGTGCTGGGCAAGGCGGGGCTCCTCGAAGGAAGGCGTTTCACCTGCTATCCCGGAATGGAGAAGGAGGTGGAGGGAGGTACGTGGGAGCCCTCTCCCGTGGTGAGAGACGGCAACCTCATCACGAGCAGGGGCGTGGGGACCGCAGGCCTGTTCGGGCTCGAGCTGGTGCGCGCCTTCGCCGGAGAAGAGGCCTACCAGAAAGTGGGCAAGGCCACCCTCATCCTCTAG
- the priA gene encoding replication restart helicase PriA has translation MWVDVAFNLPLREPLTYRVEGEVPVGVRVRAPVRGRVLTGYVVGVRGNPPSGVAPEDLKPVEKVLDEEPLFDGRVLSLAQWMSSYYLCGLGEALSAMIPGGRVQREAPVPYDEPAAYRRHRLSPAQREAVEAVVSCTHPMFYLWGVTGSGKTEVYLTVAEHMLERGKGVLYLVPEIALTRQVVETIRARFGQDVAVLHSRLTASQRLAEWRRIVRGEVRFVIGARSAVFAPIGDLGLIVLDEEHESSYKSGATPRYHARQVAMHRARTEGALLLMGSATPSLEAYHLMHTGRLPFFHLPERVAGGEPPRIEIVSLKDHPGPLSKPLLREIERTKKEGKQTILFLNRRGFAHYVGCRACGFEMTCRHCSLPLTYHRAEEVMVCHYCGYRTRPIDVCPSCGSVDVRYSGPGTEQVEKQLRETFPFYRIARLDTDTARKKGVLERVLEEMESGQVDVLLGTQMIAKGFNFPRLGLVGVVLADTGLHMPDFRAAERVFSLLVQVAGRAGRFMPGGRVVIQTYLPDHPGIVCAREHDLRRFYEEELAVRKETLFPPFSRLVRLVFRGRDERKVERDAGGFASLLSADLPEGVELLGPAPCPMERIAGNYRYHLFLRSSSLAPMHDLLARTLPLFRPSSGVHLEVDVDPVQVV, from the coding sequence ATGTGGGTGGACGTGGCCTTCAATCTTCCCCTCCGTGAACCCCTCACGTACCGGGTGGAGGGAGAGGTCCCCGTGGGCGTGCGGGTACGGGCACCCGTAAGGGGGCGGGTGCTCACCGGGTACGTGGTAGGGGTGAGGGGGAATCCTCCTTCCGGTGTGGCACCCGAGGACCTCAAGCCCGTGGAGAAGGTGCTCGATGAAGAACCCCTGTTCGACGGGCGTGTCCTCTCTCTCGCACAATGGATGAGTTCCTACTACCTGTGCGGGCTGGGCGAGGCCCTCTCGGCCATGATCCCCGGCGGGAGGGTGCAGCGGGAGGCGCCCGTGCCGTATGATGAGCCTGCGGCATACCGGCGGCACCGGCTCTCTCCGGCCCAACGGGAGGCGGTGGAGGCCGTGGTCTCCTGCACCCACCCCATGTTCTACCTCTGGGGTGTCACCGGATCGGGCAAGACCGAGGTGTACCTCACGGTCGCCGAGCACATGCTCGAGCGGGGGAAGGGGGTGCTCTACCTGGTGCCCGAGATCGCCCTCACCCGCCAGGTGGTGGAGACCATCCGCGCCCGGTTCGGCCAGGACGTGGCGGTGCTCCATTCTCGCCTCACCGCCTCACAACGGCTCGCCGAGTGGCGGAGGATCGTCCGTGGCGAGGTGCGCTTCGTCATAGGTGCCAGGAGCGCGGTCTTCGCCCCCATCGGCGACCTCGGGCTCATCGTGCTTGACGAGGAGCACGAGTCGAGCTACAAGTCGGGTGCCACCCCGCGGTACCACGCCCGCCAGGTGGCCATGCACCGCGCCCGCACCGAGGGCGCCCTCCTCCTCATGGGGAGCGCCACCCCCTCGCTCGAAGCCTACCATCTCATGCATACAGGGCGGCTTCCCTTCTTCCACCTTCCCGAGCGTGTGGCGGGGGGAGAGCCCCCCCGTATAGAGATCGTCTCCCTCAAGGACCATCCCGGCCCGCTCTCCAAACCCCTCCTCAGGGAGATCGAGCGTACCAAGAAAGAGGGAAAGCAGACCATCCTCTTCCTCAACAGGCGGGGATTCGCCCACTACGTGGGATGCAGGGCCTGCGGGTTCGAGATGACCTGCCGCCATTGCTCGCTCCCCCTCACGTACCACAGGGCCGAAGAGGTGATGGTCTGCCACTACTGCGGCTACCGGACCAGACCCATCGACGTGTGTCCCTCGTGCGGGAGCGTGGACGTACGCTACAGCGGGCCGGGCACCGAGCAGGTGGAGAAGCAACTCAGGGAGACCTTTCCCTTCTACCGCATCGCCCGACTCGACACGGACACGGCCCGGAAGAAAGGCGTACTCGAGCGCGTACTCGAGGAGATGGAATCCGGCCAGGTGGACGTGCTCCTGGGGACGCAGATGATCGCCAAGGGCTTCAACTTTCCCCGCCTCGGGCTCGTGGGGGTGGTGCTCGCCGATACCGGGCTGCACATGCCCGACTTCCGGGCCGCCGAACGGGTCTTCTCCCTCCTCGTTCAGGTCGCGGGCCGTGCGGGCAGGTTCATGCCGGGCGGCCGGGTCGTCATCCAGACGTATCTGCCCGATCATCCCGGCATCGTGTGTGCCCGGGAGCACGACCTCCGCCGCTTCTACGAGGAGGAACTCGCGGTGCGGAAGGAGACCCTCTTCCCTCCCTTCTCGAGACTCGTCCGCCTCGTCTTCCGGGGGAGGGACGAGCGCAAGGTGGAGAGGGACGCCGGGGGATTCGCCTCCCTCCTTTCGGCCGACCTGCCCGAGGGTGTCGAGCTCCTGGGTCCCGCCCCCTGCCCCATGGAGAGGATCGCCGGCAACTATCGGTACCACCTCTTCCTCCGCTCGTCCTCACTCGCCCCCATGCACGACCTCCTCGCCCGCACCCTCCCCCTCTTCAGGCCTTCCTCGGGCGTGCACCTCGAGGTGGACGTGGATCCGGTGCAGGTGGTATGA
- a CDS encoding uracil-DNA glycosylase has product MSEQDLYKELWELSFLVEDLVHGGWERPHPEPPTVPGEAPPLVAGSGERSEGKPTGGDDPARTLGALHEQVRACNRCDLARTRRQAVPGTGRVGLPVMVVGEAPGADEDVKGEPFVGRAGQYLDKWLAAIGLQRGRDVFITNVVKCRPPGNRDPRPDEISACLPFLEAQIALVRPRAILTVGRFAASTLLGTQEGISRLRGRVYRYRDIPLVPTYHPSAVLRDPSLRRPVWEDLKLLSSVLRGEGAGVHDASR; this is encoded by the coding sequence ATGAGTGAGCAGGACCTCTACAAGGAGTTGTGGGAGCTTTCGTTCCTGGTGGAAGACCTCGTCCATGGGGGATGGGAGCGCCCACACCCCGAACCACCCACCGTCCCGGGGGAAGCGCCTCCCCTCGTGGCGGGATCAGGAGAGAGGAGTGAGGGGAAACCCACCGGCGGGGACGATCCGGCACGTACGCTCGGGGCCCTCCACGAGCAGGTGCGCGCCTGTAACCGGTGTGACCTCGCCCGGACCCGGCGGCAGGCCGTGCCGGGGACAGGGAGGGTGGGCCTCCCGGTGATGGTGGTGGGAGAGGCCCCCGGTGCGGACGAAGACGTGAAGGGCGAGCCGTTCGTGGGGAGGGCCGGGCAGTACCTGGACAAGTGGCTCGCGGCCATAGGGCTGCAGCGAGGCCGGGATGTCTTCATCACGAATGTGGTGAAGTGCAGGCCGCCGGGGAACCGCGATCCCCGTCCCGACGAGATTTCGGCCTGTCTCCCCTTCCTCGAAGCACAGATCGCGCTCGTGAGACCGCGGGCCATCCTCACGGTGGGGAGGTTCGCCGCCTCCACTCTGCTCGGTACACAGGAGGGCATCTCTCGCCTCCGGGGGAGGGTCTATCGGTACCGGGACATTCCCCTGGTGCCCACCTACCATCCGAGCGCGGTCCTCAGGGATCCGTCGCTGAGGAGGCCTGTCTGGGAGGACCTCAAGCTCCTCTCTTCCGTCCTGCGCGGGGAGGGGGCGGGCGTGCACGATGCCTCGAGGTGA